The genomic stretch AGCTCATTAAGTGTGGCAAGCTCAATCTTGTTGATTTAGCAGGATCAGAAAATATTTCTCGATCAGGTGCACGAGAGGTATGATATTAGCATCACAGATTTGTGCTTTAAAGCAAAATTGGAAAGCTTTTACGTTTCTCTTATACTCGGTTATTCAAATAAATGTTAACTATGACAAATTAGCActggaaaaaaacaaaaaagaacatGATAACAACTATGCTTCAATCCCAAAAAGCTGCGGTCGGTTATATGCATCTTCTGGAATGGTGGAAACAAGTCTTGTATGGATTAACCCTAATAAAGCGAATCCAACTTACAACAACTATATCTGTTTGAATTCAGGCTCGTGCAAGAGAAGCGGGGGAAATCAATAAGAGTTTGCTTACTCTTGGTCGTGTTATAACAGCTTTGGTTGAACACTCTATTCACATACCTTACAGGTTTGTGTCAAAAAAGCACTTCTCTGGAGTTCTTCCTATGCTTCTCCTTTTAAACTCTTCTTATTATTACACAGGGATAGTAAGTTAACAAGACTCCTCCGAGATTCATTAGGAGGAAAGACAAAAACTTGTATTATTGCAACAATATCTCCCTCTGCACATTGTCTTGAAGAAACTTTAAGCACACTGGATTATGCACACCGTGCTAAAAACATCAAAAACAAACCAGAGGTTGACACTGTGATTCTCTTGCTTATATTATTCTTTAGGTGTTGTCTGTAGTTTGAGCTGGATAAAGTTAATGGATTTCAGGCTAACCAGAGAATGTCCAAGGCAGTGCTGCTCAAGGATCTGTACTTAGAATTTGAAAGGATGAAACAAGGTATATTAACACCTTTTTTTTGTGGTGTGTGATCTCTTTGTTTCCATGCTAGGATACTTCTTTACCAATTACGTCATTTGCTTTCATGATCTTACCAGATATCCGAGCAGCAAGAGAAAAGAATGGAGTTTACATTCCTCATGAAAGATTTTTGCAGGATGAAGCAGAAAAAAAGGTATATGTTCTTAGATTTGGCTAGCAACTTCTAATAATTTGCAGAGATGGTTCGTCTATGAATGAAATTATCTAACAACTGTATGACTTCCCTCTTGAGTAGATCTTAAAAGATTTCTTTCGAGTTGGTGAAGTTTAACCTGATTATTCCAAAAACGCAATTTGGCCTTTAACCCAGTGACTACAATCTAGCTTTAAACCACTTTAAATAGTCAATAAGTTCTGACCCCAATATATTGGTTATATGTTATTTAGAACAACATTGTGCATGATGAGACATTCACCGTGTAGGACTTTCCTGGCACTTTgtgttttaattaattttgaaatGTCGTTGTCGTATCTTATAGGCAAAGAATGAGAAAATGGAGCAGTTGGAGATTGATCTAAACATTAGTGAAAAGGTAATTTTGGCATTGTTTCCCTTTCTTTACTTTATTGTTAATGTTTATTAAGATCCTAAATCATTAAATGTATGCACTTACTGGATATTTCCCCCTTGACTTGTGACAGCAAATTAATAAATTCCGTGAGCTCTATCTTAGGGAGCAGGAAGAAAAACTGAACCTGAAAGCTGAACTCAAAGAGTGCCAGGTAATGTTAACAAAGTTGTTTATAAATCATGcatagtgcttcttcttctgtaaATAATTCACATCTTCCAACTATTGCCTAGGCAAATCTAGAAAATAGTAAAAAGGCATTACATGAGCTTCAAGAGAATCACAGGATTGCTATTTCAACACTGAAGGAAAAAGAGTtcattatttcaaaacaaatacATTCAGGTATTTGAATCTCTCCCAAGTAAATTTTTCTCTGTATGAGCTTAACTCTTCCATGATTATGTGATTCTGTAACTTGCAAACAGAAAATTGTCTGATCGATTGTGCGAAGGACTTGCGGAAAAATTTGCAGAATGCATCAGAGGATATAACTTCACTTTTTTCAAGAATAGGTAACTCTTGAATTTTGTTTGCTTTATTGGTTCATCTTGCTGGCATTATATTTTGCATCTGTATTCTCCTGATGATAAGCTGTCGACTCTTCAGGAATAAAATTTTCAGCAGCCTTTTGGTTCTATATATTAGCATGAATTACACTCTTATGTCTAAGGCAGTGCTAAAGAAGTAAAATGATCTCTCTATTCTTTGACTAGGACTCCAAGCTGCAACCTTTTTCTCATGTTTTGAAGCAAACTGAACATGCCATTTCTTTAATATATATAAGCAAGGTATACACTCGTAAAGGTTCCAATTTACGCAGATCACAAAGACAAGCTGGAAGCAGATAATCAAAATCTGCTGCATACATTTGGTTCACGGCTTGATAAAAGTTTAAATGACCTGCACAAAATCATTCACGGGTTGAATTCCCAGCAACAGCATCAATTAAGAGGCATGGAGGAGCATGTCAGCTCATTTCTTGCCAGCAAATGTTATGTAAGATATTAAATTCTGAGCTTTCTACTGACCTTTAGTATGCTAAGTTTATTGGTTGAGGAACTCAATACCATTTTAATAACCACCACTAGGTTACTAAGGTCATGGAATCAAAGATCAACAAAATGACTCAGACATACACTTCTGGCATGGCATGCTTGAAGGAGCTTGTTGATGTATTGCAGTTGGAAGCTTCTACTGATCTGGACCAGATCAATTCTAAAATATCATCTCAAGCTACCACAGTTGAAAAAGTAAGAAGTCTCTGTGTTTCTGATGTGCAGTGCTGATTAGGTTATATTAAATTAAGCGGGGATCTTTTCAATACAGTTTCTTAGAGCTGCATCTTTGGAGGCCAAAGATTTCGTTTGTGATATCAAGAATTCTCTGGACGAACAAAGAGAAATACTAGATTTCTCTGCTAAACAACAAGAAGAGGTCAGTCAATTTTTGCCCTTATATATTTTCACAAGAATCATTTTTACAGCCTATGCAGGTATTTATTAGTGCTAGCTTTATCTTCTACTCTCTATACAGATTTTTTATGTATTCTAGCTACTGAAACATAGAACTGAACAAACCTTGGATGCCACAGGCACTTCGTCGAAGTCTTGTTTCAGCACAACTAATTTCTCAGGCGACTGTAAACTCTATACAGATTTTTTATGTATTCTAGCTACTGAAACATAGAACTGAACAAACCTTGGATGCCACAGGCACTTCGTCGAAGTCTTGTTTCAGCACAATTAATTTCTCAGGCGACTGTAAACTTCTTTGATGATCTCCATCAACGCGCTTCTGAAGTGATGAAACTTCTTGATAAAAGCAACATCAATAAAGTTGACCAACTACAAAAATTTGAGAAGACATTCAAGGTTAAGAAGCAGAGAGTGACCCAACTATCTTTAATCAATCTATATCTAAGTGCCTATCAGGAAGCTAAaatctctctttttctcttcatgGCAGGAAGAGGCACTTAGAGAAGAAAATTTGGCTCTTGACAAAATTGCTGCAATATTGGCAACTCTGACAACTAAGAAAGCAGCTATGGTGAGTCTGTTGATACTACATCTCTTATCATGCATGACATTCAATAAGAGATTTATTCATCGCAAAATATTTAATGTCAGGTGTCAGAAGCGTCAAGAAACTTCCAGGATTCTAGTGCAACAGAAAATAAGCAGCTGTTGCAAGAAATATCAGGTGTCCAGCAGGTTTCAACTAGTGCAAAGCAAAAATTGAATGGATACATTAATGAGGTGAAGcaaaatttcttggaagacaCATTCACGTACACAGCAAGCAGAATGACTTTGGAAAATCGCCTGCAAGAGTGGTAAGATATCCGTTTTTTTTATGGCATTGAAGGAACACAAGGTGGCGTAGGATTTGCGATAAGGATATTTAGAAGATAGATAGGTGTCGACATCCTGGTGATGCTATAATACTGCTATATATGAACAAAACAACAGAAACACACTTGAAATTTGCAAAATAACTGTTCCAAAAGCATGAATATCTTACCGAAGCATTTGAATGCATATACAAATTCCCTACtatgaaagaaaagaagagacTATTAGCTGGGTTTGGTTGGAAAGACTCGGTGCTCTCAGAAGAAGTTTTTGGATCTttcattcattatttttcttcttcttgtttagCACAAACAAGGTGGATAACTTGAATGAACAGTTGGGAGAAACTCAATCAGGAGTCCATCAAATCCTTACAAACAATCTTGAAGAGTTAGAACACATTTCACGGTAAGTTCTCACTTGCAACCATTTTCAGGTTTCTGTTATTTGTTAATTTCAATTCTAATTCTTTTTATCTCCCCATTGACAGGGAATGCTCTATCAGAATTGGTGGTGCATATGATGAATTTCTCTCCACTTCCTCATCTGTGGACGAGAAAGTTGAAGCCCATTGTCACGATTTGCTGACTTCTTTTAATGGTATCTGAAATCTTCTGGATACAGATTATGACCCTCTCCCCCTCAAACTGAGATGCTTTTATTAAACAAAGTTGCCATGTGTTTGCAGATTCTTTGACGTTGGACATGGAACACAAGAATAGAATTGAGTCAATAAGTAGCATCTGTCTGAATCAGCTGAACTCTATGCAACAGAACCATGGTGAATGTATATCAGATATCCAATGTACAAAAGAACAATGCCTCCAAAAAGACTACATGGTATATACTGGCTTACTATGTTTCATTTGCTTATATTTTCACAGGATACTTTCTAAGCTTCCTTTGATCCACGGCCGCAACGAACTGTCAAGGATCTAAGCTAAATTTTAGTTATATGATATAAAGTAATCTTGCTGTTGTAGCATTCTAATTTATTGAACAATAATCTTATAAACAGGTTGACATGTACACTGATCAGACACCGATGAAGCGACCGATACAAATTCCCAGCCTAGCATCCATTGAAGATATGAGAACAGTGATATCTAAAGTTAGTCTGGAAAATGAACCAAAGTGGAGTGGTGCTGAGGGAAAGAATCAGCGGCAATTGCAACAATGTACAGGAGCATCTCCAAATAGAACTCCATTTGCAGATGTCAATTGATTTGGCAGTAGATTAGAGAATTGCCACCTCGAGGAATTAATTACTTGCACTCATCTACTGATGAGTATAGCCAAAGTCGGATTTTGTAAGTTGTGTGATGCTGTTGTTGCATCAtccttttcctcttttctttcaaGAATATTTATCAACTTTTAGGTTCTGCTCTATTATACCCCTGCACCCGTATGCAAAATATTGAATCATATGAGCcatgctttttttttttaataaattagaTAAAGGAAGGGATAGGGAAATTGAAAAAGGATAGTAATGAGAACTGAACTAACTATTGCGTCGAAGACTGCCTTTTTCTAAAAGCTCCACAGGGCCGTCCAACAAATAATTCGCCCTTGCCGTTTTAAAATCATGGAAGAAAAGAGAGAAGCTCTATGAAGCAAGAGAAAGATTCAGGAAAAAATATGGAAAAAGAAATATATTTACCCTTCTTCAAGTTTACTGTATCAGATATCAATTTTCGACCCCTTTCTTCCATCTTCGTTACCTATTctctctatttttccttttttattctgTTTTCGTTTTTGTCCAGTCCACAAACGCTCGAGCACCAAAAAATGATAAAGAGTAAAATGGCTACAAACACCACCCAAAAAAAAGGTAGAACAAAAAGGAGTACACAGCTCCTCCATATCTCTTATAAGCCAGAAATAATAAGCAAGACTTAGATTATACTTTTAGACATAGTAGGAGCTTCGAGAAAGTAAATAGATTGTGAAGAAACATTAACGTCATGGAAAAGATTAATTCCTCCTCCCTCATCATCCTATCTTCGTTACTGCCAATTTCTTATGAACCACAGCAAGCTGATTTTTGGGCAGTTTGAGCACCTCCTGCTCCCTGGTCGGCTTGATTAATGCTGATGGTCTGAGGCTGCAACGTCCAGGAAAGCATGAATAAATACACTCAACAAGTGTGGACCAAGATGTTAAAAAGTGCATCTTGGCGGAAACTGAAGGCCAGATATTGATTAGCAGTCTCTTTACTTGCCACTTATTTAAGAATCTTTTGAGTTAAGAACATTCCATTTTCCTATTTCTACTTTCCTTGTCAATGTGATCAAACAAAGGCATGCATTCTCTCATTTTGCTTTCATTTCCATAAAAATATTTCAGTCCAAGCACGCACTAGTTCTACTATAGTCAGCCAAAACAAGAATTTGAAGATTCACTAAGACggagaaaaatggaaaggaaataATGGAAGAGTTTTCAATTTTCAGTCAAAGATTTTGCCCTTTGTTGAATCACAAAAAGACATCCATAGTCAGCATTCCAGAAGACGAATTACAATACATTTTCTTCCTAATCAATAAACCAAAAAGGGAAGGGGGTTGAATCTGAAGTTTGGAACTCATACCTCAGCTCTATTGTCAGATTCAGCAAGTCTTTGCTTTATATCCCGAGCTATTGAAAAGAAAACCTCCTCAACATTCATATTTGTCTTGGCACTCTGCATGAAATATAGCTAGGATCTGAGTATGAGTGCTGCCGGAAAATAATTCCAATGCTGAAAACCAGTTCCACTTACTGTCTCAAagaatttaatgccatattcatCAGCTAGCGCTTGACCCTTGGATGTAGGAACAGCCTACAGAAGGATCATATCAAGTGagagaacaaaagaaaaggaaggcaatatACACACATATCAACAAATAAATAGTGAATGGATGGATAGAGGAGATAGACAGAATACCCGTTTGCTTTCATCCATATCTGCCTTGTTTCCCACGAGTATTTTATTGACATTGTCAGAAGCGTGTTGTTCAATGTTTCGTATCCAATTCCTGATGTCTAAATGAACCAACGAAAATGTTAATCAAATTTATCTTAAGGAAGTTCACCTAACAAGAAGAAGAGGGAGGAGGAGAGACAGACTGCAAATCATACAAGGCAAACAAATATATTTTCAGAGAATGGAAGCTTGGCAAGAGGTTGGAGGTATTCCTAGCCCAAGATCAAAGTGTATGGCTAAACCCTCACCATTAACCCAACCCTGGGTTTTCAAGACAATAAATTCATCTACAAAAAAAGGGAACAAATCCAACTCCAAATTAAAAATCCTACTCCAAAcactttatttttaaaattagtgGAACTTACTGTTAAACGATGACTCGTCAGTCACATCATATACCAGCAAGATACCCATGGCTCCACGGTAGTAAGCTGCATGAGAAGTAAAGTACTATAAGCAGGTTTATTTGAGAAGCAAATTGACAGGTCACCAAAAGGAAAGGCAATTATCAAGGAACAGACAGCATAGCTGCCCTGCAAACATTGCTAACTCGTATGTATCTATTAAGAGCATAAGTAGCTCCATAACCTTCCCAGAGTTACGGGAGATTAACCCTACTTAAACGTGATATTAAAAAACAGAAAGTTTCTCATCAGTTCAACATTTATTCCAGTATGCCCTTCTACAAATCTCAATGAGACTGACATTCATTGCAGTTTACTACATCACAATTCTTACTAATGTTGCAATTTAATCTGGTTTGCTGCTCCCAATTATTGACAGGCTAACACTCATCTTATGTTCCTAGATTCTTAATATTCGAACAAAGGAAATTGCCAAAGTACCATAAGCAAGCTATCTTGTGGGGTTTGAGCAAGTGCATAGTCGAAGTTGTGTTACCATCCATGGAGCAAATACTCCCAAGTTCAAACTGCTTGATTTCAAAGCCAGCTTGTAAATCTAGGTTTGTGATATTACCGAGATGATGTGATAGGACGAACACCTGATATGATGTTTATTCCAGTGCTACCTAATACGCAACAATTACACCAAAGGAACTGTTGAGACCCTGCTATTATTCATCATGGGAAAATTTCACATAGCTTCAGTTTATGGGTGTGAAGATTGTGCGAGCCAGAAGGTGCAGTCCATCCTTATTGTAGATACTGATTATAATGAGTTCCTGGCAACCAAGAGGAACCACATCCTGTTGTCCATGCTATCATCCTTGCTCATGGGGCTAAAAGTGTGGCTAAGGGAGTTGATTCATCTTGACTTTATTTTAAGCGCAACCAGTTGACTGATACGTTCATCAAGGCACTCTGACGTCCAAGGACAAGACATTGCCTAAAGCAGATCATCTAACGGGGCAAATAGGGTAGGAGCTTTAGCATATTGTATACATTATTTAGTGTGGATAAAACATGAATATGACTAGGACTAGGAGACCTctgtaatcaagagatttataatTAGATAACTACTTAATTAGTGGAAGACAACTTATTAGCTGCAACATAAATTAGGCAACTGCTTAATTAGCAATACCATCTAATAGGTGAAATACAATATAATTACACAAGGTATACAGGTGTGCAATCATGCATTATCAACCCTTTGGTGTTCTCTCTAGCTTATATTCTACATGATGGATAAAACCGAAGTCTTAGAAAAATAAAACATTCTTTTATGGAATTTCCACATATTTATCAGACAATAATTCATAAATAAAAGTTAGGAATGGTCTCTTCTTGATGTAAACTTCAGTTGAGTTCAGGACAAGTGATAGTTCTCTTTTACATAGCATTAACATTAGTCATTCAAAGGTATATGTTTCTCTCAATTAACTGCAGAAACCTATATTACAGAAGAGAAAGCTGAGTATTCATGAAGAATGCATGCTCAAGTTAAAGGCAGCATATAGAGGACTGGCATGGTCTATGTTTCAGGCAAATCATTAACTACAATAACCTACATGTATACCTGTTGTAATTGTTCGGAACCGCTCCTGGCCAGCAGTATCCCAAATTTGCAGTTTGATTCGTTTGCCATCAAGTTCTATGGTCCTTATCTTGAAATCAATACTGTGAAAGAAAGTTTTTGCATTGGAATCAAttggcagaaaaagaaaaagaaagagaaaacatttAAATACCAATACTCATATATACTTAGTAGAGGCCATTAATACTCTTAATCTTGCTGAATACCATGTTACTAAATATTTTCATGGTTTACATTTAAGTTTAAGAGGTTCTCTGCTGCTATTCAATGAGAAATCCTATCTCATTGTGAAGTTTCACTTCTAATCAATTACATCTCTATATGTTTCTTTATGTTTGAAACACAAGCAGTTTAAGAAAAATACCAAGATATGAAATTAAAAACCATAGAATGTCAAGAAAGAAATGAGAGGATGACTACCCAATAGTGGTGATAAAACTGGTGGTGAAGGAGCCATCTGAGAAACGTAAAAGGAGGCAACTCTTACCCACACCTGAAAATTCAAATATAAGTTGTACTTGATTAAATTCAGAAAAACCAAATAAGTAATAATCACAAAGTGTTCATCATCTCAAAAAAAACAGTTGATCGACCAAGATTGAGAATAGCAGTTGATCTATTCCCAGTTTCTACTCAGCAGTCAATCTTCAAATGGAAAATTGTAGAAATGCTGACACAGAAAAAATTGAATAGAAGACAATGTGCTAACAGAGTTTGAAGATTGACCTCGGTGGCAATGTGGTTCCTTAACTTGTTCCAAATGAGTACAATTATGCTTTTTCTTAAGGAGATTTTTTAACATTCTCGTCGACTGAGTCATTTGCTCAAAGAAACAACAAAAGAACTGTAGGGGGGAGGGGACTACAGAGGAAGCTCATCTTGACATGCTCACAATTTGTCGACCTTTATCCTCAACCAAGAACTTTGAAAATTCTCCAATGCAAATGATGGatcaaggaaagaaaaaaagatacTATGATTATCTTAAATCTATCAATTTGTGGTAGTCTTTATCTTTTAGTTTGGGATCGAGTCCTAATTGTTCTAAGAGTTTTGACTTGTCAAGGGTTCCGCATTCTACAACATAAGTGCCtttttctattttgttaaatACTTGACTTAAGGAATATGACTTTAAGAATTGATTGTTCTTTATTTCTTCCATTTCTCTCAATTTTCTCCCCTTTCTCTCTTCTTCCGTCCAATGCTCCATCAATTTGGTATCAAAATTCAAGTTCAGATTCATCACGAACCAGTGCACTTTTAACTCCAGTATGTATTAAAACACTCATCACCCTACTCTCAACAGCATAAGCCAGTCCTCAACATTCTTTTTTGATAAGGAGAATTTTATTTACAAAAAGTCAAGAATAAGCAAGTGGTGAAACAGTACAAGAGGTGTGTTAACTCCTATCCAAGATACAAGGAGTCTATAAAGTCCAACAGTGCATCAAAATGATTTAAATCTTCCATACAacacccaaaaagaaaaaaaaagtcgtaAGCAAATGAAATTTATATAATGTAGTGCGGTAGCCTTTCCTTCAATACATCTAgcattcctttctttccaaatttgCCATATGATGCACAGCGGTACAGTATTCCACATATCCTACTGATAAGAAAATAGTACTCCTATGTCACAAATTCTTCAGTTGTTTTGGTACTCTTAGAAACTCATTATCTCCTTCATGCTTCCTGGCATCACCCAACTGATTCCCATTAGCCTTAGAAAAATGTTTCAGATTTTCCAGGAATATGGGCAGTGCATAAAAAGGTGTCTGAAACAAGCTTTTGTCTGAGACAAGCTTTGCACAACTGAATCTTCCTCTGCCATTAAACACAAATAGCATCTCCAGCAGGGAGTATATCATCTCCTCTGAAGTTTGCTTCTGTCTGAGACAAGCTTTGCACACTGCTAGCCAAGTATGACACATCACTTCTAGGGGAGCTTTGTTGTTCCGCAAACCTTTCCATGGCCAGTGTCATTTCCTGCCACTTCTTACCCAAAAGGCTGGATCTGGATTTAACAgaaaaggaaccatctttctctACCTTCAGATTAAACAACTGCTGATGGTCCACGTTTAGGTGCATTCTTCTAGAATTGGAAGTTTCTCCTAAAATGCAGTTTCCATCTATTTATAATATCTAATCAAGAATATTCTCTATTTATTATCTAAAACTCGTCCATCATATTGTCTGCAAAATTTCTAGGTCGCACCTCAATCAATCAGAGTAACCAATGGTAGTATGATGCAAACCACTTGAGGCTTGGAAGGATTCCAATGAGTGTTGCAGGCTTCTTATCTTTTCCACTACAAAACCACAATAGGATGTTGGCAGCCCAGTGAGTCATAAAAGCACATTTTACGCGTTCCAATTACCCAAATAAAAACTCCATTCGTGCAAAGTGTAAGCAATGCTAAAAGTTTGGTAACTTCTCCTCTGACTAGGATAAAAGAGATTGGTTTTGTGTAGATATATGCCTGCCACATTGGAATTCACAACCGAATGTGAATCTCACCTTTCTTAGAGAATAAAGGGAAGGCGAAGAACCTGGAGAACTTCCATAATTCACCGACAAGGTTTTCATCACTCAACTCTTGAGGAAAAGGTTGTTGTTTTATGAAGTGGAGCATTAACACATGAAGGATCAAGAAGTAGTCATTTGGTAAGTTCACACCTTCTGTGCCTCTTATACAAACAACACATGCATAGCATAATATGCTGTACGTACAATGTATGAGCAGTTATGTGCTATACAGTAATGGAATATCACGGTATTTGTCGCTCCATAGCTCCTGTAAATTCTAGGATAATACACAGAGTTGTTAAGTTGTCCTAGCTGCTCTGACTTAGTATTTAGACCATGATGCAGCAAGTAAATGACTGTAAATGCTCATTGATAATAGAATCAAGTGAACTAACGAAACAACAAGCTACACAACTACTTAACTCCATTTCAATTGCAAGACCACCTGAATATTTGAATTAATCAACGAAACAAATACAAAATAATGGAATGTAAAGAAGGATATACTAAAAAAAGAATTAGAAAGGAAAATAAACATAGAAAACAAAACGTTACCGCTGTCGCCGATCAATAGAAGTTTGATGAGGTAATCGTAGTCGGCACGAGCTCTAGCAGGTGGAGCAGCCATTTGATTTCCTCACGAATCCAGGAAGGCAGGAACTGATGAAGAGGAATTAAAAACCCTAGATAAATCAAAGTTTGAACATTTGAACAAAAATAAATTTATATGAATAATTAATTTGATTCATGCGTATGTACAGAGATAgatatatgcatatacatacaAATACGTACCGGATCGGAGAAAAAGTGAAAAGAGAGGTTGGGAATACGTGGGAGATCTAATAAAGGGAGACAGTTAAAATGGgggaaataaaatataaaatttagcACCCGTCGGCCACTGGAATTTCGTTTTCCTTATTGACTTTTAAGGACTGATTTTATTTGGCaccaaattaaaaaaagaaagaaagttatTAAATATTGTATGAAATAAGTTATGAATTATGATATTTTGTGATTATAAAAATATattcctaaaataaaataaaaaataaggcaCATTTTTTTTGTGCATCAACTAAAAAAAACAATATcacataaaaaatagaaaaaaagtacTTAGCAAAAAATCATAATTTAAATCACAATAGAATCTTCTTGTTTGAATGGTTAcacatcgtttcataatgtatcgtattatattatatttgtacTGTATCAtttgataaatacaatgtttggatacaTCGTATCGTTTGTTGTTGTTTCATTATATCACGTACAAgcaatatgaaaaataaactggcaatattataaagaaaaattatgatatggggtaaatttattatataaaaaggtcgggtaaatgaaaaaataaaattatttaataataatgaagagTGAGATGAGAAAAAGACAAGATAATGATGCAatcacaccaaatcggtcgttacataaagtggcacattcgtcgttacgtaacgacgcacttaacgatacgatacaataaaatttaaataataaccaaaacaaacatcgtatttaaagtaacaatacgatataatacaatatgtaacaaccatccaaacaagtttgGCCACCGCTTGGTGAAATTCACTTTAGCTTATAGCTTGTTTGGTTGTGCTtctttttgataaaaaaaaaaaattcattccaAAAGTTTTTTTTCCTGGCCaaaatttaaaaggaaaaaaattatttttgagtagaagcagaaacagtttttaagaagtagaaaaaaatagtttcttcccaaaaatacttttgaaaataatacacttaaaaatactttttaaaagtttggtcAAATATTAATTGTTGTATATTTCAAATTGATTAATCGAACACAAATAGTGAAAATAGCACGTGCTACCCAGTTTTtggactggtaattgaaaaatagccagcatttacaaagtcattaaaaaatagtcactGTTTTGCTGCAACAAGGAaagctccagcataatatactggagattggagcactcca from Nicotiana sylvestris chromosome 12, ASM39365v2, whole genome shotgun sequence encodes the following:
- the LOC104244213 gene encoding kinesin-like protein KIN-5B — its product is MSLTPDLSRKVGVGMAPSPSPFFTPRPERRRATEPRGIDYNSNRLDKDKEVNVQVLVRCRPLNDDEQRINVPKAITCNESKREVSVLQNVANKQVDKVFTFDKVFGPKAQQRSIYDQAISPIVKEVLDGFNCTVFAYGQTGTGKTYTMEGGMRNKAGELPAEAGIIPRAVRQIFDTLEGQNADYSMKVTFWELYNEEITDLLASEEPSKSSEERQKKPVSLMEDGKGCVVVRGLEEEAVYSANDIYNLLERGAARRRTADTLLNKRSSRSHSVFSITIHVKEMTVGDEELIKCGKLNLVDLAGSENISRSGAREARAREAGEINKSLLTLGRVITALVEHSIHIPYRDSKLTRLLRDSLGGKTKTCIIATISPSAHCLEETLSTLDYAHRAKNIKNKPEANQRMSKAVLLKDLYLEFERMKQDIRAAREKNGVYIPHERFLQDEAEKKAKNEKMEQLEIDLNISEKQINKFRELYLREQEEKLNLKAELKECQANLENSKKALHELQENHRIAISTLKEKEFIISKQIHSENCLIDCAKDLRKNLQNASEDITSLFSRIDHKDKLEADNQNLLHTFGSRLDKSLNDLHKIIHGLNSQQQHQLRGMEEHVSSFLASKCYVTKVMESKINKMTQTYTSGMACLKELVDVLQLEASTDLDQINSKISSQATTVEKFLRAASLEAKDFVCDIKNSLDEQREILDFSAKQQEEALRRSLVSAQLISQATVNFFDDLHQRASEVMKLLDKSNINKVDQLQKFEKTFKEEALREENLALDKIAAILATLTTKKAAMVSEASRNFQDSSATENKQLLQEISGVQQVSTSAKQKLNGYINEVKQNFLEDTFTYTASRMTLENRLQECTNKVDNLNEQLGETQSGVHQILTNNLEELEHISRECSIRIGGAYDEFLSTSSSVDEKVEAHCHDLLTSFNDSLTLDMEHKNRIESISSICLNQLNSMQQNHGECISDIQCTKEQCLQKDYMVDMYTDQTPMKRPIQIPSLASIEDMRTVISKVSLENEPKWSGAEGKNQRQLQQCTGASPNRTPFADVN
- the LOC104244212 gene encoding ras-related protein RABE1a-like — protein: MAAPPARARADYDYLIKLLLIGDSGVGKSCLLLRFSDGSFTTSFITTIGIDFKIRTIELDGKRIKLQIWDTAGQERFRTITTAYYRGAMGILLVYDVTDESSFNNIRNWIRNIEQHASDNVNKILVGNKADMDESKRAVPTSKGQALADEYGIKFFETSAKTNMNVEEVFFSIARDIKQRLAESDNRAEPQTISINQADQGAGGAQTAQKSACCGS